GATCTGGAGAATAACACCGATAACCTTTCTGAAGACGTGAGTACCCTAAGAACACACACTTAAGGGCCTTTGGATCTAATTTAGTTACCTGTGGACGAACATCACGAACAAAACAAGTACAACCAAATATTTTGGGTTCAATAGGAAATAATGGCTTAGAGGAAAAAAGAATGTTGTAAGGAATATTACCATGAAGTACAGAAGATGGCATACGATTTATTAAAAAACAAGTTGTAGAGACGGCATCAGCCCAAAAACATTTTGGCACTTTCATTTGAAAGAGGAGTGCTCGGCCTACTTCAAGAAGATGTCTATTTTTTCGTTCCGCAACCCCATTTTGAGAAGGGGTGTCAACACAAGAAGATTGATGTAGAATACCATTTGTAGCCATATAATCTTTaaacaaatccgaaaaatattcttTTGCATTGTCACTCCTTAAATTACGAACGGAAACAttaaaatgagtttttatttcagcacaaaaagcacaaaaaattgaaaacaactCCGAACGATTTTTCATTAAATATAACCAAGTAACACGAGAATGATCATCCACAAAGGTAACAAAATATCTAAAACCAGTTTTAGAGATAATAGGACATGGACCCCAAACATCGGTGTGAACTAACTCAAAAGGTAAGTCGACCCGTTTATTGACTCTAGAAACTTTAGGAAGGCGATGATGTTTAGCAAACTGACATGACTCACAATCTAAAGAGGAAATACTCTGAAACTGAGGATATAACTTCTTCAAACTAGACAAGGATGGATGACCCAATCGACAGTGTACATCAAAGAGAGACAACACAGTTGAACAAGAAATGGATTTTGGCACCTGTGattcaagaacatagagaccCCCAGACTCAGAACCTTTACCAATAATCTGCTTCGTCGTAAGATCCTGAAAAAGACAATAATTGGGAAAAAATGAGACACAACAATTTAGAGTACGAGTAAGTTTACTGACAGATATTAGATTGAAAGAAAAATCAGGCAAATTTAAGACGGAACTAAGGGAAAGAGAAGATGTTGGGTTAACAGTGCCAGACCCTAAAACATATGAGGTAGACCCATCGGCTAAAGTAACTGTGGAACATTGGGTATGTGACTGAAAAGTGGAAAAAAGTTTAGAGTTACCTGTCATATGATCTGTGGCACCAGAATCAATGACCCATTTGGATGACGAAGAGAGGAGACACTTAGTGGTTTTACCTGACTCGGGGATAGTATTGATAGGAGGAGATGATGACTGAGATGGTGAAATAGTCTCGGAAGTGGCGATGTTGGCATACTGAGATCTTTTGTTCTTATTCTGAAGCTTCACACAATAACGTATGGTATGACCGAGCTCGTGACAATAAAAACATTCAACTTCCCCTTGCTTTAGGTCTCGACTATCGCTACTCCGATTGCGATTACTATGACTCCTATTCTTTTGGACGCGGCTAAGCAGAGCACCACTATCGATCGTGGCTGTCGGACCTGGATGAGACTTTTCAGTACGCAACACTCTTGTAAAGGCCTCTTTCAAGGAAGAGATAGCAGTCCCAGATAAAATCTGCGATTTGGCCCCTTCAAATTCGGGAGAAAGACCAGAAAGGAAACTCATGACCGCCAGTTGTTCACGCTGAGCCTGTTGTACCTTCACATCTGGACTAAACGGCAATATAACATTAAGCTCATCATACACCTTCTTAAACTCTGAGAAGTAAGTGGTGAGAGAGCGATCTTGCATGGATGGATGGTAAAATGTCTGGCACACATCATACATGCGAGACAAGTTTCCTTTGCCAGAGTACAAAAAATCTAAATAATCCATTAGATCCTTCACATAATCACAATGAGAAACTAGATCATTTACCTCACTGTGCATCGAATTCTTGATTTGGAGAAACAATTTTGCATCCTCCTTTAACCAGACTGATTTAGTCTCATCCTTGGGTGGATCATCAACCAAGTGGTTCTCTTTGTCGATGCTCCGCAAATAGAGACGGATCGTCTTACTCCAATCCATGTAATTGGAACCCATGAACTTATTCTCCGTAATTTTGGACATAACCGGAATGACATCAACGGTAGGTTTCGTTTCAGTCATCACTTTGGTCGGAATAGTGAGTAGAAAAATTTGTAAAGAAGCAGCCGGGGCAAAAAATGGCCggaaatagtgaaatagaatcaaaGCAGCGAAAGACCGTTCTGAACAAAAATAATTCGAACGGGGAAAAAAAAATTCCCAACAACAAACTGATGAAAAAACTtcaatgctctgataccatgttataAACCAAAGAAGTTCTATATTTCATATCTAGAAGAGAAGATTACAAGGCCTATTTATAATACTAATTCACCTAATCTATTAGTTGCCATACACCTaattacacctactatacaactcatatacatgtgctagctatgatgtagtacatgtgtatacatgtgctacacaacttgtattacacctactatacaactcatatacatgtgctagctatgatgtagtacatgtgtatacatgtgctaGACAACTTGTATGTCAACAGCTTGTATTCATTTGTTCCCTTAAATAGCAATTTACAATGCCAAGTTATCTTTCGTTTATAGTCACACATTGGTTTATGATTTGTTGTTGTATCCTTATATAATTCAGACAATTTTCACCTCATGAACCAAgttttggggttgagttaggcaCAACTTCTATTTTCTTAACATGGTATTAGAGGGATAGTTAGGTTCAAGGTTCATTTTCTTAAGATGGTGTTAGCGGAAACACATGTATTCTTGTTTACTCAATGTTGGACCCCAATGTTATGTTGTCCATGTGTGGGGAGTTTTAAATATCCCACATTGGTTGAGGGAATAGACTGTTGTCTCCTTATGGTGCTGAACAATTCTCATATTATGAGCTAGCTTTTACGGTCGATTTAGGCCCAAGGTCCATTTTCTATCCATGGCCAGACCCATCCTTATTCTTGATTTACTGAGTTTGGGCTCCCGTGCTATTTTATCTACGCTCTAGATGCCCGGTGAAAAATTGCTACTTGCCATTTGCTTTTCCCtagaaaaaataaagaataacTTCTAAATGCTCATTTGCAGCAGAAAATCTTTCATAAGAAAAAACTAATTGTCGAGTTCCCACATCGGTAGGGATGTAGATGATTTGCCTCCTTATATGTTGTTGGGAAATGCTTAGTGGATTGTTTGCTCTGGCTACACAACGCTGGAGGAAATTTTATCCAATATTTAATTCATAGTTTAGGTGTAATTTTTTTTTCTACTTGATAGTCCTATTTCATTTGTTCAATTTTAACTTGACCAATCTTATATTTGGTCACaattaagtggagaagggtagaatGGCAGACCTATTATCCTCCGAGTGTCGAACCGTGCACCACTAGCCCTCGGGGATTTTTTTGTTACTGGAAAAATCAATTCCTAGCCAATTAAAATGCCAACCTCTTCTAGTTTGGTTTTTGGCATAAAATCGTCGACAGATCAATTGAGAATTGAATCTAGATTGTAGCTTAGGATGTTATCCAGACTTCTAGAGGTTTTGGCCAACATTGTAGATGGAGCTATGCAAGCAATTATTTGAAGTTCTATATTATctcttttatatttgggaaaactaattaaacttcatagaattcttttttcttttctccttatTTAACTATTGCAAAAACCAATGAGTACTCACGGCTATCTGTTGGTGTCTAAAACAAGATTGAGCAAAAGCACTGTTGGTATGCTTTTCTCTGGATCTCGAAGGTTGTACTACGTAAATCATCGAGTACCTCTCTTTCTTGTTCATCTCTTAGGTTATTCACTCTAGGTATGGAGTACAAGGAGAAGTAGTTTGGACAAGGACTAGGCTGATGAAAATACCCTCCATCTTCAACCTTGAGGTTGGGGATCTGAATCACTAAGCGAGCAATGTGAGAAAGGGCCACTGTTGGCTCCTAAGTCGAAGCAGTTGAGGATTTTAGCAACTCCATTCAGAAAATCAAAATGAACTGTTTAgtactttttcttttttggtgtAAAGAATTCCCTGTAAATGATAGTGACTCCATACTTGATATCATAGAATCCTTGTAAGTTTTTGTAGTGGGGAATTCTTTTACTTTTTGGGGGATGTATTCTGTCACTTTTAGCAGCACAAACTTTGTGctgttttatatttataaaatgttATCATTCTCAAAAAAAAGTCGAAGCAGTTTGGTTGGTGGGGTTTAAGTTTtccgcgggggggggggggggggggagggatcCCTGAGGAGAAGAAATTTAGCAGGAGGTGGCTTTGCTGTTTTAAATCCAAAATAAACTTGATGGCTTTCAGAAGTTTTGGGAGTTCACATTCTCCACATGTGAAATAAGGTGGTGAGCATGTCACTGTGAATCGATAAACTGGACATTCCAAGCAGAATTTTCAACATTGAGTAATTATCTGGTTGAAGATATAGAGCAAGTGGTGAATTGTAGAATTGCACAAGTCCCAGTTATGTTAAGGAAGGAGATCTCGATTAGCTAGTTCTCCCCAATGGGTTTGCATGTGCCAAGGTATGTGAAAAACTGTTTATCCAAGGGGAGTCATACAAGGGAGTGCTGACAGGCTCACTGGCTCAGATAGGGAATGGGTTGAACAGAATCGTTCTCCATGGTGACTCACAGATGGTGAATGGGTCGAATTGAATTGGTTCTCAACATGTTTACTGTTGCTTGACTCAGCTTTTGTAGAAGCTTTATCAcctaaaaagggcagcccggtgcactaagctcccgctatgagCGGGGTatggggaagggccggaccacaagggtctattgtacgcagccttaccctgcatttctgcaagagactgtttccacggcttgaaccagtgacctcctggtcacatggcagcaactttaccagttatgccAAGGCTCCTCTTCAAGCTTTATCACCTAACTATATTACAAATTCTTGTACACTCAGAATTGGTAAATTCTCGCATTGAATGGAAAACAAAATATTCTGCTTTATTATCTCTTAATGTTGTGAACTTCAGTTCTAGATCCAAGTTGTTGTTCTTTTTGAAATTCACACGATTGTAAAAATGAACATAAGTCTTGTAGCCGTTTCCCAATCCACATGATTAATTGAACTTCATTTTGTGTGTGTACATcagtttttttaattataaatatGTTTGTACATATCATATGGTTCTTCGTATGTGTTTCTTTCATTAACATCTTGCAGTGTCCGTGCATGCGTTACTGTATTTTATACTTACCAGTCCCAATTGccttttgtttttatctgttcTTTCGCAGGATAAAACATTTCGGCATGCATACATTTCAACCCTTGGAGCGCACACGTAAGTATCCTTATCAGAGTCAATTAAGTCAATTGCTTGTTTCCCCTCAATACTAATCGAAAGTGCTTTTAGAAACCAAAAACTTCTCTTTGCACAAATGAAGAAAGGGTTGATGTTCTAAAGTGTTTTAGTGAGAAATAATCTTCTCTATGTTCATAGTGTCTTTTCATATTTTAAAACTTGTATAATATGCAAAATGACAACAGCTCTAGAGGAGTCTGAATTAAGTATTAGGGACAGAAGAGCTTAATGGTTATGGCAGTTCAACCAGTGTCAATTTGCTCCACTACTTAAGGTCCTTACCCTAGGAATTTCCAGTACTTCTCATTAAGGAACTCTTTCAAATCTTTGCTTGCCATGGTGGACATTTTCTGTAACTCAATATAGTTTTCTTATGCAATAGGGAACCCTGATAGACTCGTCAATTAAAGCTCTCAAagcaaaaaatatgaatttatcTGCTTTGTGGCTGTGTCAATCGAACTTTTTGGAAGCAAAATTTGTTCAGGATGGTTTCGTTGTTGGCTGGAATGCATGTTTAAGTCAACCATCCCTGTCAATCATAGAGCTCGATTGAGCAAAAGTTTGGTCAATTTATCCTAAAAGCTTTTTCTTCCTTGTCATTTTCGTTACCTACTGTTCTTGACTAGTTACTCGGATATGGGTGTGGGCACCCGACACGGGTGTGGATCTAGAAATtggatttttcatcatttttagatcttcgaaaaaaaaaaagcatATTTAAAATGGTTTTCCCTTGAATTTGTTTAGTTTGCAAACCTGAAAGTAAGTCATTGTATAACGAAAGTTGACTTGTGTTCAGACATGAATTTCACTTGGAATAAGAATGAGTTTTCTCAGTGAAAACCATTATTTCACTTAAAATACTCATCAAATTTTCAACTTCAAATGCTCTATTTCAAGTAGATATGGACAAAATTGTAAAACGAACATTGGTTTGCAAATAATATTTGAATATTACAAATAATATTTGCAAATAATGTATTTCCAAACGCCTACTTAATTGAGCAGTTAGCTAATCAGAAAACGTACATTTGACTTTCTGTGTATAATGAACCCTGACATATTCTAGTAGCATGTATGTGGGCTTTTCTTCTTATTGTCCCTTGTTTGTGGACCATGGAGAATGTGGTCTCATGTTGCCTATCCTGTATGATTTTCTTGCTTCGGATTCCTTTAGGAGATTGTTGAAGCTTCTTGAGTCATAACCAACAGTTCTTTCGAACAAGCTTGGTATACTTACATTGTTGCCGACCTCTCAGACATCCTTGGACAACTCTGTTAATAGTCTCATATTTTCAAATGCCATTTGTTGCATTCTTCTACATAGATGGGGAGGGTTTTTAAGAAAGCTGAATCAAACTTGACCATATAATAAGCTTTTTTAGTTTAGGTTTTGCTACTTCAAACGATTTGGTATAGTTTTTACTCTTTATTTTTTGGATAACGGTGGTGTTTAGGCAATTTATGCGTACCTCAACTAATCCATCGGGTACCTGCAACCTCCCACCAGCAAAAGTATATCATTATCGACCAAGGGTAGATGGATATGAGGGAATATCTCCTAGGGTTATTTGCCTCTACTAGGATTTGAACCCTTCCCTCCTATGGTTCATTTTTACTATGTTGCAGATCGTTTTGTTGCGAGGCATTGTCAGGTCAAAAATGCTTGCTGACCCATAGAAGTTTGTTTAATGAATTTTGTCTTTATCGCAGCTTTTGTTAGCAAAGATTTTCCTCTTGTTCTATTGTGAATTGATATTTTTCAAATGATTTACTTTTTTTTCAGGAACTACTGGAGAGATAATGATACAGCTCTTTTTATTCTGAAACACTTGTATCGGGATATACCAGAGGATTCCTACTCGTCCCGTGAACCTTTGGAGGGAAAGTCAAAAGATAATAGTAATACAGGGGCCTGGTGTGATCAAAGAGAGGAGGCTGACGAGGAACTTCCATTAACATTTGCAGACAAAGTCACTGTAAAGAGCTTCTCTCACAAAGCCCGAAAAACTCTGAAGTGGTGAATGATGCTGATCTCCTAACCAATTCTGGATTTGCTTCAACACCAACCGGTAAAAGCACAAATTTTTTCCATACCAGAGCTCAAACAAGGAGTGTTGAAGGTATACTTACCATGTACTATGCTCAAAGTATCCTCTTGGGATCATTTCTGAACCATGTTCTGGAGAATATATTACACTGGTTTCAGAATTTGATGTGAACCGAGGCATTTCTCCACATCCGCGATGTTCAACTCTAGTATCAGACTGATCTCCATCTTAAACGGAAAATGAGGAACATAAGCAAGGTCCTCCAGTATATACGGTGAAAGGGGATATGCATAGCGACTTGAGCCATTTGTGAATACTTGTTTTTAGTTGTAGATTTCTGGCATTGACATGTAAATATATGTGGCTCTCAGAAAGTTCTAATGTGCCacttaatttatattttattgtcATTTCTTCGTTGGACATTTCCCCAGTTCTTTTTTAAATCCTCCATTATCCGTATCAGAGATGGCTGGAGCATGGGTTCAATGTGTTGTTTTAGGCACAGAGTAAATATTAAACACTAAACTTATAATTTTAGAAGTGCAATGAGTATAGTGGTAAGAATTTAGAGGTTGAAGTCATTAGGTTTAAATTTCAGACTTGCCCCTGTTTCTTGGTGAAAACGCTTAGTGCATATAAGTTAAATCCAAAATGTAATTGTCTATAAACGGCCAGAGGAGTCCTTTGACTCTGTATGAATTGTATATTTAATTTCTCTTcctttttctattattattattattattattattattattattattattattattattattattattattattgcgtACATGTGTGCTTAATGACATTTGAATTTAAACCCACAGCATAGTCTAATATTGCCTTTGCGAGTTTGCTCCTCTTTCTTCATAGTCAACTTTCTTCTCTCTGCAGATTTGTATTTAATGTGAATTTATCACGCAATACAGAACTATATATCTCTCTTTGTGCTCTAAATTCTATTTTACTTTGATTTCAACTCAGTTGATTTCTAGTATTTTATTTTGCTGTTATATATAAGTAAACTGATAATTTATTCAATTCCAGAGTTCCAAACGACAGAGCATTATGTAGCGTGCAAAAAGTATTGCCTTTGTTGTATACTTCTCAAGCAACCAACTTCTCTAAAAGTCGTACTATATTAGAAGTACGATATAAGAAGATACTTAACCTACAGAAAATATAAATCGCTATTGTTCCTAATAAAATGTTTTAAACAAACCTGATTTGCAATCATTACTGATTcattattatttgtatttgatGTAAACGATAGTAACTATACTtatatttttggcatattttcttCATAAAAAGGTAAACTAATTAAGTAGTATATTTTATTCTCTAGTCCGGAATTTATTCAAGAAAAATTACTAGAACGTAAAACTTATTTACATAAAGCAATTTTTGAACCCACTTTATCACTACATTATAGTGCCgttttggacataagaattgtaaaatttcaaaataggaggaaaaaatttttcaagtgaaaatggtatttgaaatttagagttgtgtttggacatgaatataattttgggttatttttgaagttctgtgagtgatttgagtgaattTTGAAAAccagctttttggagtttttcaaatttttgaaaaattccaaaatgcatcttcaagtgaaaattagaaattttatgaacaaatgctgatttcggaaaaaagtgaaaatctttttaaaaaaagggaaaaattatgACAAGGGAATTCAAAAGCTTATATCTAGTTTACACAGTAGCTGGTATGTGGGATTTTAACCTTATCGCTCATATGATTGAATTGTAAGAATATACAAATTAAAAGGTCTTAAAAGTCACAATTAGAGAAAATGACAAGGACACAGGTTAAGaatgtaaaatattttgaaactGAACTCTTAGGACATGCAGCTCTTATGAACACATGTTGTTTGATCTGATTGGATGACAAAGGTAATTTAAGGGCTAAGATGACTTTGTACTTCACAAGTACCAAACACAAGCATCAATTCTACTTCCTCTCTTCTTGACTTTACTCTCTCAAAATTTTGATAGTATTATGCACATTTGATAATTCAAGATGGTTCTGTTGAATAGGATTTCTGATGCTTTACAAGTGATTGAATCCAAGAAATGTGGCCTCAGAAAAGCACTTTTAACATTGTTGTTAGAGTGGAAAGATTTTGAACAACACTTAGATTTGAGCCAAACATGTTTTCAAGAATGTTTTGCCGAGCTGGAATCCAGGGAGAAGCATCTGTGTTCTATTCAAGAATCAGTAAGTGAGAGCTCAAAGGAACTTGAATTAATAAGAGAATCACTAAACTTGAAGCGCAAACAAGTTGAGGATAAAGAAACCGAGATTTTAGAATATGTTGAAAACTTGAAACTAAGGGAGCACAAATTCAGTGTCGTTCAAGAGGAGGCTGTCAAACAACTTCATCTCAGAGAGGAGGAATTGGACGAGAAAGAGAATTTGATTCGACGTATTTTCGCCAAAGTGAGATATGAGCAACAAAAATTTGAGAATGTGATTGACAAAAGGCTTAAGGAGATTGCTATCAAAGAAGACAAGTTGAAGCAACAAGGCTGCAGTTAACAGAAACCAAAAGAACTTGACTTGAGCAAAACTATGAAAAGATGCAGCAGGCCTTATTGTTCTGAGAATCCCTTGAAAAAGTCAAAGGCAGAAAAATCATCTGAATACAGTAAAGAGGAGCAAAATCTTAACCAAAGTATACACGAGAGAGACATCATGTCAAGCAAGCAAATAAGCTGTCCTGATAGGAATGTCAACTCAGGTTCAAAATCGGACACAGACAACGATAAGGGTGTCATAAGTCTAGAAGTGTATTGTCCTCGCGCagaatttcatgattttgataaggataaagaagaaggaaattttGACATCGACCAAATTTGGGCATGTTATGACAATTTAGATGGTATGCCTAGACTTTACGCCCAAGTTAAAAAGGTTTTTACTCCTAAATTTAAGCTACAAATGGTCTGGTTAGAGGCTGTTGATCGGACAAATCATGACTTACAGGCAATAAGTTGTGGTAGATTTAAACTCGGGAGCTCTGTAGACATTTCGAATCGTTATATATTCTCTCATCAAGTGAAATGCAAAAGGGAAATGCAGGATTATTATCTGATATATCCTATGAAAGGGGAGATTTGGGCTGTTTACAGAGACTGTCGACCGTTTAAATATGAGATTGTAGAGGTATTGTATGATTTTGTTGATGATGTTGGCGTAAAGGTACATTATCTGGAAAAAGTCAGTGGATTTATGAGCATTTTTAAAAGGGGAAACTGTGGGACTGACTCATTTGCGATACCAGCAAGTGAATTATACAGATTTTCTCACAAAGTTCCCTTATTTAAATTGACACAAACTATAAGAGAATGTTTGATGGATGAATATTTTGAACTTGATCCTGCTTCTCTACCTAATTATCAAGATAATGCATGTTACAATAACAAGGTTAAGGTTGATTATGAGGAAGTTGACGATGTCTCTACCTTGAAGTAAGAAGGAAATTGAAGGCCTTATTCTCCATCATTCCTATGAGGTAATTATTTTCATTAGATATTACAGTTCTTGAAATTATCCATATAATGCATGTTACAATTACAAGGTTTAGCTCCATATTCTGTTATGCTATATGTATTACATTAAAATGAGAAATTACTTGTTTGGGGGGAGGGGGAAGTAAAATGGAGATGCTTTAATCTAAGTTGTCTGGACACGGGTGCGGATCTAAAGGTTGGATCCTTCGAGATGTAAATTCGAAGATTCGGAGATACGGATTCTACTATAGATATGGGTGTGGGGATTCggctaaaaataattttaaaaaataaaaatataataatatctctaaattatgagaaaaaTTTATGGAATACTTATGTGCCGTGTCGAAGCAACTTAGGCTTTAATTAAGGAAAGTGTAGAATATGTATAGAGCAGGCTATTGCTGCAGTTGGTAGTAGATCCTATGCTTACAAATAAAGTTCTTTGAAATTATATTTCCTGTATGCCAATTGTGGTTTCTGAAATCAAGTGTTGAAAAGTTGCTAGTTGTTTCTTGTTATTCAATTCTTTTCCATCCAACAGCTATAGTCCATGACACGATGCTCTTTCCTTATATAAGATTTCAATGACAATGATCAAGAATTAATAGTTAGTAGTGTAAGTAGATATAGAATACAGAAAGTCCGGTAGGTATAGGAACTGTATTAATTTTTTCAAACTATAATTAGTTTTAAGGATGGTTTGATTGGATCGGTTTAAATGTGAGCTACCATATCATAAGCTTTACTCAGACAAAAAGAGTTGTAAAATGTGAGTTTGATGATCCCTCAAAGTAACTTCTTTGGCTGTTTTTCTATAGTTTTATACAAATTTATTATTTATAATATTccttgaaataaagaaaagaaaaggaatttgcaTTAAGACTTAGTCTTTACAATTTATTGACAGTAAAATCTCGTTAAATTTCCTCTTGCTGTTCTTTGGAGGGAAATAGAATTAGTTGGTGATTAATTAGGTTATTGATCTTTTTAGTGGAAATAATTTATTAGAGATTCTTTGCAATTTTTTGCAGTAATAAGTCCGGTGCTTCTCAGATAGACTTTCTTTCAACCGCTTGCGCGTCTTCTTTGTGAAACTGTAGCTATTTTCAAAAGAAGGATTAAAGGAATTAGCTTctatcttttgaatttttttagatTTTAATGTTATATACTGTTGATACGCAGAACTTCATAAGAAAATATGACGATGAAAATAGTATTAAAGGAGATCGGCATGTTGAGAAAAACTGAAGCTCTACAACTTGGATGCTAACCAAATCAGAGGACCAATTCCTTTCAAGCTTGGCAAAATATTGTGCATTTGCTGCAAAATAAAATTGCTTTCTTTATTAAATGTGAAGAATGATTAAATATGATAGTGTACCTTTAACTCAAACTCCTTACATAAGGAGCTTCGGTTAGAATATTACTAATAACTAGTTTTCAAGTACGTGTACCGTATATGTGCACGAGAACTCATCATTTTATGCATTGAAATAGATGTAGAAATCGAAATTACTTTCGAAATGATGGGGATTAAACACTAACAAGAGGGATCCACTAAGAAGAAACTATCCTATTGAGCTTCTCAAAGCTTTGTCATATTAGATTCAAATACTTGCCTTGAATCAACTTCCAATTCATAATTGCTCTTGTAGATAACTAAATAAATACATAAATGTGAGAAAGAATAATAGAAGAGAAACAAACATAGACCGTATAACAAATCCAATTTTTGTATAAAATGGATACAAAAAGATTAATATGaggtaaaatttatttattttttcatttttttcatatgATTGATAAAATGCAAGAACTGGAAAAGATTTCG
The Nicotiana sylvestris chromosome 11, ASM39365v2, whole genome shotgun sequence DNA segment above includes these coding regions:
- the LOC104227433 gene encoding uncharacterized protein, which gives rise to MKRCSRPYCSENPLKKSKAEKSSEYSKEEQNLNQSIHERDIMSSKQISCPDRNVNSGSKSDTDNDKGVISLEVYCPRAEFHDFDKDKEEGNFDIDQIWACYDNLDGMPRLYAQVKKVFTPKFKLQMVWLEAVDRTNHDLQAISCGRFKLGSSVDISNRYIFSHQVKCKREMQDYYLIYPMKGEIWAVYRDCRPFKYEIVEVLYDFVDDVGVKVHYLEKVSGFMSIFKRGNCGTDSFAIPASELYRFSHKVPLFKLTQTIRECLMDEYFELDPASLPNYQDNACYNNKVKVDYEEVDDVSTLK
- the LOC104227434 gene encoding FRIGIDA-like protein 5: MVLLNRISDALQVIESKKCGLRKALLTLLLEWKDFEQHLDLSQTCFQECFAELESREKHLCSIQESVSESSKELELIRESLNLKRKQVEDKETEILEYVENLKLREHKFSVVQEEAVKQLHLREEELDEKENLIRRIFAKVRYEQQKFENVIDKRLKEIAIKEDKLKQQGCS